The Arachis hypogaea cultivar Tifrunner chromosome 14, arahy.Tifrunner.gnm2.J5K5, whole genome shotgun sequence DNA window GAGGAGGCAGTACGTTACCATCTTCCCTCCCATCATTTTCCCATTTGATTGTGACGACTTTATCATTGCTTACTAAACATGTTTGTTACTTGTTAGGTACAATTATTTTGTGattgtttaaataattaagaaaCTTTTGTTTCTTTAGTGTTTTTAGTTAATCTAATTTGACCTCACAGATTGAGATTCTCTTGTATTTTAGAAATTGTTAGTTAGTTTCAAAGGACTAATTAATTACTTCATCATTTGATTTGATGTGACGATTAAGAAATCACCACTCTAGTATTATACCATGTCTTTTCCTTGGACACTCCTAAGTATCCTAAGTATGAGTTTCAGTGATATTTGATATTTGCCTTTCATtactttctttttatctttttgaattttaagaagTCCTAAAATTTATATAagatattataaaatatagtattatttataagatattataataatataatatcaatattttataaattttgatactatattataaaattacttattataaaaaatttaattaataaaaaaaatacgaataattatatatcaaacaattcttaaataatctacttcttattaattttttttatattagcatATATAGCTCTAGTAGTATCTCAGTATTAATGCAAGTTTCTTGATTTTACAAGATTCAATTTTAACTATTAGAgttaattatgttatttttagagtctttcttcttaaaatttgagTTAACTATAGCAgtgtataaataatttaaattctaaCTCTTGAAAAACATCAATTTTTTACTACATTCTCATTCTAGTGTTAAAGATCTcgctctttttattttctctagtACATGGTATTAGTTAGCCAAAACGGTCCATggcaaaaataatcaataataaccccggtgtttaattcatttttaaaataaCTCCTTTTATATTTGCTTTTATATTTGCGTATAAATATACgtgttgtttaacttatttttaacgtgtatattttatattttaatatatattttatacaaataattgatgtaataactaattttttgtagccaatgagttataactcaaatgacataattttctcatactcaattaaaaggTTGCTGGTTCAAGTCttctatctttagtaaaaaaaaaaactaattttttgtatataccTAACAAGATTGATAATAAATAAGTTTGTGCAATGCACTAACCATAGAACAAATAATATTAGAACATATAGTATTGTATTATATATCATGCCTAAATATGACATTTCACATTTCAAACGCATCACTGGAAATATTGTGGTGCCTTAAGAAAACAAGACCTAGATGCTATGCTATAGATGCTAGGATATGTGCATATAAGAGGAACAGGagacaatgaaaattaaaatgatttgaGGCAGAGAAATAACAAGtgcatatcatatcatatcaagCATTTAGCTCTCTCtgtgacattttatcaaacacctttGTCACTATATACATACATCTGATCAAATCCCAGTCCCTGCGGAGAATCTCGTGAGTGcccacttctctcttctgtctcatTTCAAGCTTTCACCGCACTCGtgctaataataatattatatttttatttggtgCCTGCCATTATTACTGTTTGTCACTTTCAATAGCTCTTAGATGTGAAGACTCGAAGATTCGACAAAGCTTTTATATTAACTGTCGACGACCTAACACAATCCTCTTCGTTTATCTAGACTTGGATCCGGCTATGTAACATAGATGGAGTTTTCGGTAGCTCTTAGGTTTGGCCAATTTCTTTTGTTACTACCAGGCTAAGTGTATTAGTCATTCTTGCTAGTTTAGTTGGTTGTTTCCTCTAACTAAGTTGGATTGGTCTAGTGGTTAtcggggttcgaatcccgccttgtgcatgtagCAATCCATTCCTTAAATGGAGCTCCGAGGATTAGTTCGAGTTGGGAGATACCAtggaaagcaaaaaaaaaagttggTTGTTTCGTCTTAAAATAATTGTCGTTTTAATTAGTTTAATTCGTTGAAAAATCAATGAATGatattgattttgaaattaaagtggaCAGGTAATAATATGGGTGTGGTATGTGTGAGCAAATGATATCATATTGCAAGTGTCTCTTTCAATAAAGCTCAAAGGAAAACTTGTTGATGTAACTATTACATGCTGCTTACTGTCAACTATGTGATGACCAACCACCAGTGATATCTTAGTGTAAATAGCTACAAGACAAAATCTACCATAGTTTCTTAATGGTGATATCTTTGAAAACAAATGAAGGGGTGTGGGTGTTGGTGTTTCATATCTTGCTAGCCTGTAAAATAGTGATCCTGTGAAGTTTATTTTACCTTATCTGCATATGTTTTGATTTTGAAGGACCATACTAAATAATTAACCACTTCTCTTCATGCACTGTCTGTCTAGTATACTAAGTCGAGCAGAGTGTAGGATTTATCCGATTTGGATTCTCTAACGAGCCGAAAGAACTTGGAAAAACCATCACCACAAAAGCTGGCTATTATGGTAAGAGAGCCTAAGATCttataagtttttttttcaaatgttaGCCCCTCCATGTAAGACTCTTTTTCAGGTATTggtcctacaaaatttatatcaGATTCTAGTGTTCCATATCCCCATCCAATAATATAAGGGGGGGAGGGGGTGTCAGCATTATGTAGGGGGCAGGACAAGTGCCTTTATTTTAATTGTGTAAAAGAATTAGCACTCTTTTGAAGTAGCTCAAACTTGATGATGAGCCTAGCAAGGTTACTATCTTGAAAGGTTCAAATTTTGGAAACAGTTTCTCGGCTTGCGTCTGCCAAACTGGGTCCCTATTGAGTGGAAACCTCAGAGCTCTAGATTGTTGCTCTATGGTTTGAAACTAACCAGGTTATATATACTTGCATTGTTAGGTATCTTGAATATGCAAAGCATAAGGAAATCTATCTTGAGTCATGTGAACTTGAGGAGGTCAATTGAAAGATGGTGCTTTTCTGGGAATGAGTGTGCCAATATGCAATTCAGATACTTGTGCTCTTCAACAGGATCGGGCTCTGATTTGATACTGGACAGAGTAATTGCACTTGCCAAGAACTATGATAAAATCAATGCCTCAAAGGTATTAGAAAAAAACAATTAATGATTAATATGAAAATCTTGTATTTATATATGAATACCTCAAGATATTGCTGAATTGTTTCTTGTGCTGAGGGATAACATCGTGGGGAGCTTACTGTTACTTCTACATTTTTCTACTTGTCCATTGTGTAGGTTACTGAAACAGCTGATTTTCAAAAGGACTTAAACCTGGACAGCTTGGACCGCGTGGAACTCATTATGGCTCTTGAAGAAGAGTTTTCAGTCGAAATCCCGGATGAGAAAGCTGATAAGCTTGCCTGCTGCGCTGATGTTGCGAAATACATAGCCTCGGCTAAAGCTGACCAGAAGATTGGGGAAAAGCCCTGAAACTTCACTCTGTTATTCTCCTAGGATGTGGCATTCTGAGTTTACTTTTTCCTTGATTGTGATATATGAACCTATGTTAAGTATGCTTAGTAGCATATATTACTTGATGTTAGTTTACTTAATAGTGTGCTTCATATGGGAATGCCTTAATTGGTTTGAAGAATACCAAATAATTGATCTTAGCTAATATTGAACACTTGTATGATCATTCTTTGTTTTCTATATGATCAACTATTCAAGGTTTAATTTGAGCAACAACCACAAAGCCTTATCCTACTAGGTGGAGATGGCTAAATGGATTAAATGACGCCATTGAGCTCgacaaaattttcaaattctacTCTCATTTTATGATGTGAATCATCACTCAATGCCTCATCTTAGTGACCTAATTATGAAAATTCACTAACCTTGTTAATTATGTTCGAATTGTTTGAGATTCTGTAGAGacattatttttctctttatctttgaATCAGTATTCACACCGGGTAACTGTCAACACAGAACAAGC harbors:
- the LOC112741332 gene encoding acyl carrier protein 3, mitochondrial, whose product is MQSIRKSILSHVNLRRSIERWCFSGNECANMQFRYLCSSTGSGSDLILDRVIALAKNYDKINASKVTETADFQKDLNLDSLDRVELIMALEEEFSVEIPDEKADKLACCADVAKYIASAKADQKIGEKP